In the Candidatus Bathyarchaeia archaeon genome, GCTCGCCCTCTATGATGCACATGGGCAATTCAGGGGGATAGGCGTACTGCGCAACGTTGACTATGTCAGAAAAGCTCTCAAAATTTTCACTGCAATAGCCGAAAAACCTGCCAGTCTCGGGTTTGGGCGAATTCGGTTGGACGAGAACCTGCACGAAATCCCCGAAAACACACTGTCAAACTGGGTTAGCGGTTGAAGAAAGCCTGAATTTCTTTAGCAAGCGCACCGTCACGGGCGGGCAGAACCTTCATGTCCCGCAGCACCCATGAAGGCAAAAACGTTTTGCAGTAGCCACTGGCGAAGCGGTTGTCCAAAAACACGATTGCACCTTTGTCCTCTAAGGTTCGGACGGGGCGTCCTGCGCATTGGGAAGATTTCTTTAGGGCGGGCAGAACATAGCCGTATTCACGTCCATGCGTGGGGAACTGTTTTTCGAAGTAGTCAATTTGCGCCTTTACCCGCGGCGTGGGCTCCGCATATGGCACCCCTATAACGACGACACTGTTCATCTGGTTGCCCGGAAAATCCACCCCCTCCGAAGTTCTGCCACCCTGCACCCCCAAAAACACCGCGCCCCCAGTTAAGGCGCAGTCTTTAAAGTCGGAGACGAGTTTTTCGTTGGCTTTGCTGGTCATGCCTTGGCGCTCATAAAACAGCGGCTTCTCCAACGCATCCTGCAAACCTTCCGCCAGAAGGCTTCGGGTGACTTGGTAGGAGGCGGTGAAGATGCCAGTGTTGACGGGCGTGTTGCGGACGACTTCTTGGATGCGGCGGATGAAGGTTTGGTACATGGCGCTGGTTCGGCTCTCCATGGCGGTGGTGACGCCGCAGCTGACCACGGAGAGGATGTGTTCGCGGGGGAAGGGGCTGCAGGCGATGTGCTCCACGGTGTTTTCGGGCATTTTGGCGATTTTGGCGTAGGCATCCAGAGGTTGCAGCGTGCCTGACATGACCACGTTGGCGTAGGTTGAGGAAAACACGGGCACCGTTATCTTCGAAGGGTCCAAGGCAACGATTTCCAGCCTTGCCGTCTGCGAGTTGTCCCGCGTAAAATACTTGCTGATTACGTTGATGTAGGCTTCATCGTTTGCCGTTTCAGACCAACGCAGCAAAAACTCGCTGAGGCTGTGGATGTAGCTACGCGGATGCTTGCCCTCGGACAGCAGGTTTTTTTTGACGCTGCTGCCGATTTCGTTAAGATGCTGGTAGAAACTTCGCGGCGCAATAATCCCGGCTTTCTCGCGGACTTGGTCCAGAAACTGCGCCGAAATCTGCTCCTCCTTGCGCACGTTGGCGGCGCGTTTCTCGGTTTCCAGGTAGAGGAGTTTAGCGAAGGCTTCAGCGTCTTCGTAGCCG is a window encoding:
- a CDS encoding helicase C-terminal domain-containing protein, with the translated sequence MTVAALPSDVAEYFPYAVVRPYQDQYINTIYSAVKERRSVLIEGSNGLGKTISSLSAVLPIAVEKKLKILYVARTHRQHERVIEELKAVSKTHPVAGVSLRGRNEMCLYRFDSNQHYDAKSLMEVCDLMKAKGTCPYYKSAEKQSYDYLSLQQQIGARSYKASEIMRLCKKRNLCPYELVKAALSDVTVVALSYLYVFDPDIRNAFLKNLGVQMNKIILIVDEAHNLPDTAVDISSSNLSLFMMHQAELEAKKYGYEDAEAFAKLLYLETEKRAANVRKEEQISAQFLDQVREKAGIIAPRSFYQHLNEIGSSVKKNLLSEGKHPRSYIHSLSEFLLRWSETANDEAYINVISKYFTRDNSQTARLEIVALDPSKITVPVFSSTYANVVMSGTLQPLDAYAKIAKMPENTVEHIACSPFPREHILSVVSCGVTTAMESRTSAMYQTFIRRIQEVVRNTPVNTGIFTASYQVTRSLLAEGLQDALEKPLFYERQGMTSKANEKLVSDFKDCALTGGAVFLGVQGGRTSEGVDFPGNQMNSVVVIGVPYAEPTPRVKAQIDYFEKQFPTHGREYGYVLPALKKSSQCAGRPVRTLEDKGAIVFLDNRFASGYCKTFLPSWVLRDMKVLPARDGALAKEIQAFFNR